A genome region from Archaeoglobus fulgidus DSM 4304 includes the following:
- the aglB1 gene encoding dolichyl-phosphooligosaccharide-protein glycotransferase AglB1, with translation MDRKVLMLAVILFALAVRFQNFGEIFDSGIYYTGYDSYYHMRLVEVMVKESFRPDYDYYINYPFGLKITWPPLFDYILAFPGMLFGFHSSEIFAVFLPVILGVLSVVLICLTALQIVNNQTFALISAFIYAAAPVAVWKTVLGQADHHALVIFLFLLSAYLLLKDGVWKILAGLPMLFMALAWLGSPIYGALLAFSALVHFDRKALRLVAASYLIPAISFVLYPPVGISFFGLAAFLFVGSVVKGYEDRFRNATIYYIALSLATVLIIYFIPLPHFEFVKGGINYIFGANIYLPTISEARSLQIFEIISASGYIYFIFALISVLFFRNRFVLSMFFLSFILALMQLRFTEVLVVPSALLSAYLVSLVLERLEYPVFEKADEEEKSRRRKRKDRKVKQKNAEVEWKDHAVVAAFLVILAIPCIVVAVVPFDLTEDWKEALEWMRTSLEEQNYLNPYEKPEYSVMSWWDYGNWILYVSKKAVVCNNFQAGAVDAAKFFTAKSEDEAIKIAKKRGVRYVVTADEITMKDANNTKFPAIMRIAGYNVDLMTEGEILNFFNHTVLYRLHMENAENLTHFRLVKEFGDVKIFEVVGS, from the coding sequence ATGGACAGAAAGGTATTGATGCTGGCGGTTATACTCTTTGCCCTTGCGGTCAGATTTCAGAACTTCGGTGAGATTTTCGATTCGGGGATTTACTACACGGGTTACGACTCCTACTACCACATGAGGCTTGTGGAGGTAATGGTAAAGGAAAGTTTCCGCCCGGATTACGATTACTATATAAACTATCCCTTCGGGCTGAAAATAACCTGGCCCCCGCTCTTTGATTATATCCTTGCCTTCCCCGGCATGCTCTTCGGTTTTCATTCGTCGGAAATCTTCGCCGTCTTCCTTCCCGTCATCCTTGGCGTTTTGTCTGTTGTGCTAATTTGCCTCACAGCCCTTCAGATTGTAAACAATCAGACCTTTGCTTTAATCTCGGCCTTCATCTATGCCGCAGCACCGGTGGCAGTGTGGAAGACAGTTCTTGGGCAGGCCGACCATCACGCTTTGGTAATCTTTCTCTTTTTGCTATCAGCGTACCTTCTGCTTAAGGATGGTGTCTGGAAGATTCTAGCTGGACTTCCAATGCTTTTTATGGCTCTTGCCTGGCTCGGTTCACCGATATATGGAGCATTGCTGGCATTTTCAGCACTTGTTCACTTTGACAGAAAAGCGCTGAGACTTGTAGCAGCCTCATACCTTATTCCAGCAATCTCCTTCGTTCTGTATCCTCCAGTTGGTATATCATTTTTCGGACTTGCCGCCTTTCTTTTCGTTGGTAGTGTAGTAAAGGGTTACGAGGACAGATTTAGAAACGCCACGATCTACTACATAGCATTATCGCTTGCCACCGTTCTTATTATCTACTTTATTCCCCTCCCACACTTCGAATTCGTGAAGGGAGGCATCAACTACATCTTTGGGGCCAACATATACCTTCCAACCATAAGCGAGGCGAGGTCTCTACAAATTTTTGAAATCATATCAGCTTCAGGTTACATCTACTTCATTTTCGCTCTGATTTCGGTTTTGTTTTTTAGAAACAGGTTTGTACTCTCGATGTTCTTCCTGTCCTTCATTCTTGCTCTGATGCAGCTCAGGTTTACGGAAGTTCTTGTGGTGCCGTCGGCACTGCTATCTGCCTACTTGGTTAGCTTAGTTCTCGAAAGGCTGGAATATCCTGTTTTCGAAAAGGCTGATGAGGAGGAAAAGAGTAGAAGGAGGAAAAGAAAGGACAGAAAAGTCAAGCAGAAAAATGCGGAGGTAGAGTGGAAGGATCATGCTGTTGTTGCAGCATTCCTCGTAATCCTCGCCATACCGTGTATAGTCGTTGCCGTAGTCCCCTTCGACCTCACCGAAGACTGGAAAGAAGCTCTCGAATGGATGAGAACTTCGCTGGAAGAGCAGAACTACCTGAACCCCTACGAAAAGCCTGAGTATTCTGTAATGAGCTGGTGGGACTACGGTAACTGGATTCTCTACGTTTCAAAAAAGGCTGTGGTCTGCAACAACTTTCAGGCAGGGGCTGTTGATGCGGCTAAGTTCTTTACTGCAAAAAGCGAGGATGAAGCCATTAAAATTGCAAAGAAACGTGGTGTGAGGTACGTTGTTACCGCCGATGAGATTACGATGAAGGACGCTAACAACACTAAGTTCCCCGCAATCATGCGGATCGCTGGCTACAATGTGGATTTGATGACTGAAGGTGAAATCCTTAACTTCTTCAACCATACCGTGCTTTACAGGCTCCACATGGAGAACGCCGAAAACCTGACCCACTTCAGGCTGGTAAAGGAATTCGGCGATGTTAAGATTTTTGAGGTTGTGGGTAGCTAA
- the amzA gene encoding archaemetzincin — MKIYIQPLSVNSHTVEVLANSLPKIFNAEVFVLPASDVSLKCYNASRRQYNSTCILRMLPPIKVTLGVTGKDIYAKGMNFVFGEAELGGARAVLSVFRLTTADSELYRERVVKEAVHEIGHVLGLKHCSNNCVMRFSNSVQDVDRKPVSFCRECASKIRY; from the coding sequence ATGAAGATATACATCCAGCCTCTTTCGGTGAACAGCCACACGGTTGAGGTACTCGCAAACTCCCTCCCGAAAATTTTCAACGCCGAGGTTTTTGTGCTTCCGGCATCAGATGTTAGCCTTAAGTGCTACAACGCCTCCAGAAGACAGTACAACTCAACGTGCATCCTGAGGATGCTCCCCCCGATTAAAGTTACCTTGGGTGTGACGGGTAAGGATATCTACGCCAAAGGAATGAACTTCGTTTTTGGCGAGGCAGAACTCGGAGGGGCGAGGGCCGTGCTATCAGTTTTCCGCCTCACAACAGCGGACAGCGAGCTTTACAGGGAGAGGGTTGTCAAGGAGGCTGTGCACGAGATCGGCCACGTTCTTGGTTTGAAGCACTGCAGTAACAACTGCGTTATGCGGTTTTCAAACTCAGTTCAGGATGTTGACAGAAAGCCGGTTAGCTTCTGCAGGGAGTGTGCATCGAAAATCAGGTATTAG
- a CDS encoding TraB/GumN family protein encodes MEEKRLVIVGTAHVSKRSVEEVAEVIEREKPDAVAVELCPRRYHALVHGQREEISVADVIRKGNVFMLLFQLILAYFQRKVGEETGVKPGSEMLAAIEKAREAGADVLLIDRDIGLTFTRFWQKLTFVEKIKLIFHLVRSTFSGDEIEVDEMLEEDVLDMLVKEFRKISPNAAKVLIDERDVYMAANLLNALSRYNRIVAVVGAGHRKGIEEALLKLKENPVNLRELEEVKKGRSYFKIFMGAFTALIVGTFILIATSLNTEVLVQAFLYWFLINGVLSAVGASLARGHPLSIVTAFLCAWMTSLNPLVAAGWVSGLVEAWIRKPTVEDFSKLVEAESLREMMQNKFFRVLLVAALTNVGSMIGTIYGGWYIISTFGVDVAKVVGERVVEVIGGLL; translated from the coding sequence TTGGAGGAAAAGAGGCTCGTCATAGTAGGCACAGCACACGTTTCCAAGAGAAGCGTTGAAGAGGTCGCGGAGGTTATTGAAAGGGAAAAGCCCGATGCGGTTGCGGTTGAGCTCTGTCCGAGAAGGTATCACGCCCTCGTCCACGGGCAGAGGGAGGAGATTTCGGTAGCTGATGTGATAAGGAAGGGCAACGTTTTCATGCTCCTCTTTCAGCTCATTCTTGCATACTTTCAGAGGAAGGTTGGAGAGGAGACTGGAGTGAAGCCGGGCAGCGAGATGCTTGCAGCAATTGAGAAGGCAAGGGAAGCAGGAGCAGATGTGCTGCTCATAGACAGAGATATTGGCCTTACCTTCACGCGCTTCTGGCAGAAGCTGACGTTCGTGGAGAAAATAAAGCTCATTTTTCACCTCGTAAGAAGCACCTTCAGCGGGGATGAGATAGAGGTCGATGAGATGCTTGAAGAGGACGTTCTTGACATGCTGGTAAAGGAGTTCAGAAAGATATCCCCCAACGCTGCAAAAGTTCTGATCGACGAGAGGGATGTTTACATGGCCGCCAACCTGCTCAACGCTCTGTCCAGATACAACAGAATTGTAGCCGTTGTTGGTGCTGGCCACAGGAAGGGGATCGAGGAGGCTCTGCTGAAACTCAAGGAAAATCCCGTAAATTTGAGGGAGCTTGAGGAGGTGAAGAAGGGTAGAAGCTACTTCAAAATTTTCATGGGGGCCTTTACTGCCCTGATTGTTGGAACCTTTATCCTCATAGCCACGTCGCTCAACACGGAAGTTCTAGTTCAGGCGTTTCTTTACTGGTTCTTAATTAACGGAGTGCTCTCTGCAGTAGGCGCTTCGCTGGCGAGGGGGCATCCTTTGTCCATAGTAACGGCATTTCTGTGCGCCTGGATGACTTCCCTTAATCCGCTTGTTGCTGCCGGCTGGGTTTCGGGCCTAGTGGAAGCATGGATTAGGAAACCGACGGTTGAGGATTTCTCAAAGCTCGTTGAGGCGGAAAGCCTTAGGGAGATGATGCAGAACAAGTTCTTCCGCGTGCTCCTCGTTGCCGCTTTAACGAATGTCGGGAGCATGATAGGAACAATTTACGGCGGGTGGTACATCATCTCCACCTTCGGTGTGGACGTTGCAAAGGTTGTGGGGGAGAGGGTTGTTGAGGTAATAGGAGGGCTCCTATGA
- a CDS encoding CBS domain-containing protein has product MRASFKIFRVFGIDVEVHISLLILLVLLIYAFSVSPFPYGFANFPLSERIILSSMAAVGLFASILAHELGHSLVARRYGVRIRGIMLFIFGGVAMMDELPKKPREELVVAISGPATSFGIAVVSALLSSIPVAELSAFFLLFGYLNFILAIFNLIPAFPMDGGRILRSFLAEKRSYAEATKIAAEIGRALAIFMAIFGIFTNPWLILIALFVYIGANEEERLVLLENVLGRVRVADVMNTEVVTVTPEMTVSEVIDLILKTKHLGFPVVEGERLVGIITLHDIIGVEPEERVGNIMSREVVAVSPNQSAFEAFKIMSEMGIGRLPVVEHGRVVGIVSRSDLMRIKEILEALEVMGWRKRGSS; this is encoded by the coding sequence ATGCGAGCGTCCTTCAAAATTTTCAGAGTCTTCGGAATTGATGTGGAGGTGCACATAAGCCTTCTAATCCTGCTTGTTCTTCTCATATACGCCTTCTCAGTTTCTCCGTTCCCCTACGGCTTTGCAAATTTTCCTTTGTCTGAGAGGATAATTTTATCAAGCATGGCTGCGGTGGGACTTTTCGCTTCAATTCTCGCGCATGAGCTCGGCCACTCTCTCGTTGCGAGGAGATACGGTGTCAGGATAAGGGGAATAATGCTCTTCATCTTCGGTGGGGTTGCGATGATGGATGAGCTGCCGAAAAAGCCGCGAGAGGAGCTTGTGGTTGCCATATCCGGCCCCGCAACGAGCTTCGGAATTGCCGTTGTCTCCGCTCTCCTCTCGTCAATTCCCGTTGCCGAGCTCAGCGCCTTCTTTCTGCTTTTCGGCTACCTCAACTTCATTCTTGCCATCTTCAACCTGATTCCCGCCTTCCCGATGGATGGAGGTAGAATTTTGAGGAGCTTTTTGGCTGAGAAGAGGAGTTACGCCGAAGCTACAAAGATTGCCGCGGAGATCGGAAGGGCGCTGGCGATATTTATGGCAATCTTCGGGATATTCACGAATCCGTGGCTGATACTCATAGCACTCTTTGTTTACATCGGAGCCAACGAGGAGGAGAGGCTCGTGCTGCTTGAGAACGTGCTCGGAAGGGTTAGGGTGGCTGATGTTATGAACACAGAGGTTGTTACTGTAACCCCGGAGATGACGGTCTCGGAAGTGATTGATTTGATTCTGAAAACAAAGCATCTCGGATTTCCAGTTGTTGAAGGAGAAAGGCTTGTGGGGATTATCACTCTCCACGACATAATCGGGGTTGAGCCCGAGGAGAGGGTTGGCAACATTATGAGCAGAGAGGTTGTTGCGGTCTCACCAAACCAATCGGCCTTTGAAGCTTTCAAGATTATGAGCGAGATGGGGATCGGGAGGCTGCCGGTGGTTGAGCACGGCAGAGTTGTCGGAATCGTGTCAAGGAGCGACTTAATGAGAATCAAGGAGATTCTTGAGGCTCTGGAGGTGATGGGTTGGAGGAAAAGAGGCTCGTCATAG
- a CDS encoding 4-hydroxyphenylacetate 3-hydroxylase family protein yields MMNGKEYIESLRKLKPKVYFMGRKIDSVADDPITAPHVNAAAMTYELANDPRYEDVMTATSHLTGEKINRFTHIHQSTEDLVKKVRMMRLLGRKTGSCFQRCVGLDALCALYITTYDVDRKYGTDYHERFKDYLIHVQKNDLMAAGAMTDVKGDRSLRPHQQADPDVYVRVVERREDGIVVRGAKAHITGAVNSHEIIALPTRAMGEEDKDYAVAFAVPVDAEGVVMIFGRQTNDVRRLDGDIDCGNAKYATVGGEALIIFNDVFVPWERVFMCGEYDFASELVETFATYHRQNYGGCKVGVADVLIGASAAIAEYNGVERASHIVDKLTEMVHLAETCWCCSLACSYEGFKTPSGAYMPNLLLANVTKLNITRFPYEWSRLAQDIVGGLVATTPSELDYKNPETRDLIEKYLKGKADVPTEHRVRMIRLIENLSIGAELPESMHGAGSPAAQKIMIARRANIDVKKEEAKRVAGILPDEDYLRVRGFKREGDEGRS; encoded by the coding sequence ATGATGAACGGAAAGGAGTACATTGAGAGTTTGAGAAAGCTGAAGCCAAAGGTCTATTTCATGGGGAGGAAGATCGATAGCGTTGCTGACGATCCCATCACCGCTCCGCATGTGAATGCTGCTGCAATGACCTACGAACTCGCTAACGATCCGAGATACGAGGATGTGATGACCGCTACTTCCCACCTAACTGGGGAGAAGATAAACAGGTTCACCCACATTCACCAGAGCACGGAGGATTTGGTCAAGAAGGTAAGGATGATGCGGCTGCTCGGCAGAAAGACAGGAAGCTGCTTTCAGCGCTGCGTGGGGCTTGATGCTCTCTGCGCTCTTTACATAACAACCTACGACGTTGACAGGAAATACGGAACCGACTACCACGAGAGGTTCAAGGATTACCTGATTCATGTTCAGAAAAACGATTTGATGGCGGCGGGAGCCATGACGGATGTTAAGGGCGACAGGAGCCTCAGGCCGCACCAGCAGGCAGACCCGGACGTGTATGTGAGGGTTGTTGAAAGGAGGGAAGACGGGATTGTTGTGAGAGGCGCCAAGGCGCACATTACCGGTGCGGTAAACTCTCACGAGATCATAGCACTGCCAACAAGAGCCATGGGGGAAGAGGATAAGGACTACGCCGTGGCGTTTGCCGTTCCGGTAGATGCAGAGGGAGTGGTGATGATTTTCGGAAGGCAGACAAATGACGTGCGAAGGCTGGACGGGGACATCGACTGTGGGAATGCTAAATATGCCACGGTTGGCGGAGAGGCTTTGATAATCTTCAACGACGTGTTCGTGCCGTGGGAGAGAGTTTTCATGTGCGGGGAGTACGATTTTGCGTCGGAGCTTGTTGAAACCTTCGCAACATATCACAGGCAGAACTACGGAGGCTGCAAGGTTGGAGTTGCGGATGTGCTGATCGGAGCTTCGGCAGCTATTGCCGAGTACAACGGCGTTGAAAGGGCTTCGCACATCGTGGACAAGCTGACTGAAATGGTTCATTTGGCAGAAACTTGCTGGTGCTGCTCCCTCGCGTGCTCCTACGAGGGCTTCAAAACTCCCTCTGGAGCCTACATGCCGAACCTGCTTTTGGCCAACGTCACGAAGCTCAACATAACCCGCTTCCCCTACGAGTGGTCGAGGCTGGCTCAGGACATCGTTGGCGGTTTGGTGGCGACAACACCGTCCGAGCTTGACTACAAGAATCCCGAAACAAGAGATTTGATTGAGAAGTACCTCAAAGGAAAGGCCGACGTACCGACCGAGCACAGGGTCAGGATGATAAGGCTGATCGAGAACCTGTCAATCGGGGCTGAGCTGCCGGAGTCTATGCACGGAGCAGGCTCGCCAGCCGCGCAGAAGATAATGATTGCGAGAAGGGCGAACATCGACGTGAAGAAGGAAGAGGCAAAGAGAGTTGCGGGGATTCTTCCAGATGAGGACTACTTGAGGGTGAGAGGGTTCAAGAGAGAAGGGGATGAAGGTCGGAGTTAA